The proteins below come from a single Microtus ochrogaster isolate Prairie Vole_2 chromosome 8, MicOch1.0, whole genome shotgun sequence genomic window:
- the Ankrd1 gene encoding ankyrin repeat domain-containing protein 1, protein MMVLRVEELVTGKKNSNEAAGEFLPGDFRDGEYEAAVALEKQEDLKTLPVHRVNLEEEQRKREKQREAELKKKKLEQRSKLENLEDLEIIVQLKKRKKYKKTKVPVVKEPEPEIITEPVGVPRFLKAALENKLPVVEKFLSDKNSPDVCDEYKRTALHRACLEGHLAIVEKLMEAGAQIEFRDMLESTAIHWACRGGNLDVLKLLLNKGAKISARDKLLSTALHVAVRTGHYECAEHLIACEADLNAKDREGDTPLHDAVRLNRYKMIRLLMTFGADLNVKNCAGKTPMDLVLHWQNGTKAIFDSLKENGYKTSRIATF, encoded by the exons ATGATGGTGCTGCGAGTAGAGGAGCTG GTAACAGGGAAGAAGAACAGCAATGAGGCTGCTGGGGAATTCCTTCCTGGGGATTTCAGAGATGGAGAATATGAAGCTGCCGTTGCTTTGGAGAAACAAGAGGATCTGAAGACACTTCCAGTCCACCGCGTGAACCTGGAGGAGGAACAACGGAAACGTGAGAAACAGCGAGAGGCAGAG ctcaaaaagaaaaaactagaacAAAGGTCAAAGCTTGAGAACTTGGAAGACCTTGAAATAATCGTTcagctgaagaaaaggaaaaagtacaaGAAAACTAAAGTTCCAGTTGTAAAGGAGCCAGAACCGGAAATTATT aCTGAACCTGTGGGTGTGCCGAGGTTTCTGAAAGCTGCACTGGAGAACAAACTGCCCGTTGTAGAGAAATTCCTGTCAGACAAGAACAGCCCTGATGTCTGCGATGAG TATAAACGGACGGCTCTCCATAGGGCATGCTTAGAGGGACACTTGGCAATTGTGGAGAAGCTAATGGAGGCTGGAGCCCAGATTGAATTCCGTGATATg CTTGAATCCACAGCCATCCACTGGGCATGCCGTGGAGGAaacctggatgtcctgaaactgtTGTTGAACAAAGGCGCCAAAATCAGTGCCCGAGACAAG CTGCTCAGCACAGCGCTACACGTGGCAGTGAGAACTGGTCACTATGAGTGCGCGGAACATCTCATCGCCTGCGAGGCGGATCTCAACGCCAAAGACAGA GAAGGAGATACCCCACTGCACGATGCTGTGAGGTTGAATCGTTATAAGATGATTCGGCTCTTGATGACCTTCGGGGCGGACCTCAACGTCAAGAACTGT GCTGGGAAGACCCCCATGGACCTGGTCCTGCACTGGCAGAATGGAACCAAAGCAATATTTGACAGCCTCAAAGAGAATGGCTACAAAACCTCTCGCATAGCTACGTTCTAA